Proteins encoded in a region of the Lathamus discolor isolate bLatDis1 chromosome Z, bLatDis1.hap1, whole genome shotgun sequence genome:
- the CZH9orf40 gene encoding uncharacterized protein C9orf40 homolog: MCAARRGGRQRGAGGRAPPAAGGSMAKRRAEPLVCHVPVKRLLREPPLPRAPAPERRPRAEGGGAGPAAAKRKLEEAEAPPGKRPGLRGCSPRGEQGDAGGRRRRRGAAGVPQEPRAEEGRACGQGRERAAIAEPEEEFCQYNSFLYWRTPLPAIDLSDIQNLDGETPSETKTPPRTDTMETEMET; encoded by the exons ATGTGCGCCGCCCGGCGGGGTGGGCGGCAGCGCGGAGCCGGGGGTCGCGCACCTCCCGCGGCCGGCGGCTCCATGGCCAAGCGGCGCGCGGAGCCCTTAGTGTGTCACGTGCCCGTCAAACGGCTCCTGCGCGAGCCGCCGCTGCCGCGCGCTCCCGCGCCCGAGCGGCGCCCCCGGGCCGAAGGGGGGGGCGCCGGCCCTGCCGCCGCGAAGCGGAagctggaggaggctgaggCGCCGCCGGGCAAGCGGCCCGGGCTGCGCGGGTGCAGCCCTCGCGGAGAGCAGGGCGACGCGgggggccggcggcggcggcgcggcgcggccgggGTGCCCCAGGAGCCGCGGGCGGAGGAGGGGCGCGCGTGTGGCCAGGGCAGAGAGCGCGCCGCCATCGCTGAG CCAGAAGAAGAATTCTGTCAGTATAACTCATTCCTGTATTGGAGAACACCATTGCCTGCTATTGATTTGTCTGATATTCAGAACCTAGATGGAGAGACTCCATCAGAAACTAAAACTCCTCCAAGGACTGATACCATGGAGACTGAAATGGAAACCTGA